A single region of the Effusibacillus pohliae DSM 22757 genome encodes:
- a CDS encoding DUF2203 domain-containing protein codes for MKRYFTVEEANRQLPLIEPLLISLQQLKREISAKNRDLQAAKAALGSAAAEDAFFAEEAETEFLMMQANSLIAKVHEHGAEIKSVDLGLIDFYTLVDGKEAYLCWKLGEPHSIRFWHGLYEGFVGRKPISLLKNAEDPE; via the coding sequence ATGAAACGCTATTTCACCGTGGAGGAAGCGAACCGCCAGTTACCGTTGATCGAACCGTTGCTGATCTCGCTGCAACAGCTGAAACGGGAAATTTCCGCAAAAAATCGGGACCTGCAAGCTGCCAAAGCGGCGCTTGGAAGCGCGGCGGCGGAGGATGCGTTTTTTGCCGAAGAGGCGGAGACCGAGTTTTTGATGATGCAGGCCAACAGCCTGATTGCTAAAGTGCACGAGCACGGGGCTGAAATCAAGAGCGTCGATTTGGGGCTGATCGATTTTTACACGCTTGTCGATGGTAAAGAAGCGTATCTATGCTGGAAGCTGGGGGAGCCGCATTCGATCCGGTTCTGGCACGGGCTGTACGAAGGATTTGTCGGTCGCAAACCGATCTCCCTGCTGAAAAACGCGGAAGACCCGGAATGA
- a CDS encoding TetR/AcrR family transcriptional regulator: MSDHQKEPDSPQEQDLDSFSFESEELTEKHWQILEAAIRVFSEKGFSASRTSEVAREAGVSEGTIFNYFKTKKDLLIGLFPLFVKFFRPFVLNEVEKNIKSRNGRNVEDVLADLLRDRIRLAQDNLPLLKTIALEAAFHPELLQPIREKLMPKFVEIGTRMIREEVERGTFREVDPVSTLRIFMSMMAGYVVLRNVYPDVFWREDEETEIRRMVDLFLYGVKAKSESIPTGRE, from the coding sequence GTGAGCGATCATCAAAAGGAGCCAGATTCACCTCAAGAACAGGACTTGGATTCGTTTTCTTTCGAATCGGAGGAACTGACAGAAAAACATTGGCAGATTTTGGAGGCTGCGATCCGTGTCTTTTCAGAAAAAGGCTTCAGCGCCAGCCGCACGAGTGAGGTGGCGAGAGAAGCCGGCGTTTCGGAGGGAACCATTTTCAATTATTTCAAAACGAAAAAAGATCTGTTGATCGGACTGTTTCCTTTGTTCGTAAAGTTTTTTCGCCCGTTTGTGCTGAACGAGGTCGAGAAAAACATAAAATCCCGAAATGGCAGGAATGTGGAGGATGTCCTGGCAGATCTTTTGCGAGACCGCATCCGCCTGGCGCAAGACAACCTGCCGCTGCTGAAAACCATTGCGTTGGAAGCGGCTTTTCATCCGGAACTGCTGCAGCCGATTCGGGAAAAACTGATGCCAAAATTTGTCGAGATCGGTACCCGGATGATTCGTGAAGAAGTGGAAAGAGGTACGTTTCGGGAAGTGGATCCCGTATCCACCTTGCGTATTTTTATGAGTATGATGGCCGGTTATGTGGTCCTTCGAAATGTGTATCCGGATGTATTCTGGCGTGAAGACGAAGAAACGGAAATCCGGCGCATGGTCGATCTGTTTCTGTACGGTGTCAAGGCAAAAAGTGAATCGATTCCAACAGGGAGAGAGTGA
- a CDS encoding ABC transporter ATP-binding protein: MTDEAVVRVNRLEQQFGKRKVLHGVTFDLKKGEIVGLLGPSGSGKTTLVRSIAGIGEYSDGEVTVLGSKMPSLSVISKIGYMAQADALYQDLTGIDNLLFFAKLFGMPRKKRKQRLEYVLNLVQLTEHAKRAVHTYSGGMKRRLSLAIALLHEPEILILDEPTVGVDPVLRKDFWQEFLRLKQKGVAILITTHVMDEVEHCDRLGLVREGRLIAMGTPGELKKQAGASTIEEAFLHFGGATA, encoded by the coding sequence ATGACTGATGAAGCGGTTGTCCGGGTGAATCGGCTTGAACAGCAATTTGGCAAACGGAAAGTGTTGCACGGTGTAACGTTCGACTTAAAAAAAGGCGAAATCGTGGGGCTTTTGGGACCTTCCGGATCGGGCAAAACGACACTGGTTCGAAGTATTGCCGGCATTGGGGAATATTCCGACGGGGAAGTGACCGTTTTGGGAAGCAAAATGCCCTCCTTGTCGGTGATCTCAAAGATTGGCTACATGGCACAGGCAGACGCATTGTATCAGGATCTGACGGGGATCGACAATCTGCTTTTTTTCGCCAAATTGTTCGGCATGCCGAGGAAAAAAAGAAAACAGCGGCTGGAGTACGTATTGAATCTGGTGCAGTTGACCGAACATGCGAAGCGTGCCGTCCACACGTACTCGGGAGGCATGAAGCGAAGATTGTCGCTGGCAATCGCACTGCTGCACGAGCCGGAAATCCTGATCCTTGATGAACCGACCGTCGGTGTAGATCCGGTCCTGCGCAAAGATTTCTGGCAAGAATTTTTGCGGCTGAAGCAAAAAGGAGTAGCGATTCTGATCACGACACATGTTATGGACGAAGTGGAACATTGTGACCGGCTGGGACTGGTGCGGGAAGGCCGTTTAATCGCGATGGGAACTCCTGGTGAATTGAAAAAGCAAGCGGGAGCCAGCACGATTGAAGAAGCGTTTCTCCATTTTGGAGGTGCAACGGCATGA
- a CDS encoding ABC transporter permease: MRIWALAKRIVKQVIRDKRTVALLFVAPLLVLWLLSLVFTTSDTKSTIDLVEAPPVIVDKFKEIDAVVQQTSLPEAEQRLQDGKTDGYIEFALPKLKVVLEGSDPIANKAVMQTVQQVAQNLAPANGVLKNLVEVSYLHGGSSLTMLDYFAPVLIGFFIFFFVFLISGVSFLRERTGGTLERILATPIKRYEIVLGYFFGFGLFAVLQTAIVQWFALKVLGVQSVGSFGSVLVINILLATVALSLGSLLSTFARNEFQMVQFIPLVVIPQVFLSGLFDLRGMPEWVIGLSKLMPLTHASEALRGAIIRGQSLLSLHTSLWILLGYCAIFLLLNVLTLKRYRKV, encoded by the coding sequence ATGAGAATTTGGGCATTGGCGAAACGAATCGTCAAGCAGGTGATCCGCGACAAGAGAACGGTTGCTCTGCTGTTTGTCGCCCCACTTTTGGTTTTGTGGCTCTTAAGTCTCGTTTTCACCACCAGTGATACCAAATCGACGATCGATCTGGTGGAAGCCCCTCCGGTTATTGTGGACAAATTCAAAGAAATCGACGCTGTCGTGCAGCAAACGTCGCTTCCGGAGGCGGAACAACGGCTTCAGGACGGCAAGACAGACGGATATATCGAATTTGCCCTGCCGAAACTCAAAGTGGTGTTGGAGGGATCCGACCCGATCGCCAACAAAGCGGTCATGCAAACCGTCCAACAGGTCGCTCAAAATCTCGCCCCGGCGAATGGCGTGCTCAAGAATTTAGTCGAAGTCTCCTACCTGCATGGCGGTAGTTCGCTGACGATGCTGGATTATTTCGCTCCGGTTCTGATCGGGTTCTTTATCTTCTTCTTCGTGTTTCTGATTTCGGGGGTTTCGTTTCTGAGAGAGCGCACAGGCGGCACTCTGGAAAGAATTCTCGCTACACCGATCAAACGATATGAGATTGTATTGGGGTATTTTTTCGGATTCGGATTGTTTGCCGTCCTGCAAACCGCAATCGTGCAATGGTTCGCATTAAAAGTGCTCGGTGTGCAATCGGTTGGGAGTTTTGGATCGGTTTTGGTCATCAATATCCTCCTGGCAACCGTTGCGTTATCACTGGGAAGCCTGCTGTCCACTTTCGCTCGAAACGAGTTTCAAATGGTTCAATTTATCCCGCTGGTGGTGATCCCCCAGGTCTTTCTCAGCGGACTGTTCGATTTGCGGGGGATGCCGGAATGGGTTATCGGGTTGTCAAAACTCATGCCCCTTACACACGCTTCGGAAGCACTTCGCGGAGCAATAATTCGAGGGCAATCGTTGCTGTCGCTTCATACGTCATTATGGATTTTGCTCGGGTATTGTGCAATTTTTTTGCTGCTGAATGTCTTGACGCTAAAACGGTACCGGAAAGTGTGA